DNA from Osmerus mordax isolate fOsmMor3 chromosome 2, fOsmMor3.pri, whole genome shotgun sequence:
GATGATGTAGGAGGACCCCAGAACGAACAGGAAAGCCGCCACCAGAGAGGCCAGGAAGTACAGGAAGATGAGCCAGTACGGGATCTcacctgggaacacacacacacacacacacactttgtaaaCGTTGTGGAAAGGAAACACATCCTTCTTACCATCTCACCAGTTACTAAACAACAGAAACTACACAAACCACTCCAACCTCAACCACACGAcacatcagggagtcaggtggctgagcggtgagggaagcgggcttgtaatcagaaggttgccagttcgattcccggccgtgccagatgacgttgtgtccttgggcaaggcacttcaccctacttgcctcggggagaatgtccctgtacttactgtaagtcgctctggataagagcgtctgctaaatgactaaatgtaaatgtacatcaaCCACGTCTTCAGCAAGGCACCTGTTTGGGTGTCTGtcaatgtgcacgtgtgtgtgtatatacacgtgtgtgtgaatgcaggtttgtgtttgtgtgtgtgtgtagggttggGTATCGTTTGGATTTAAACGATTCCGAAACTGGTACTTTTAAAACGATTCCGATTCCTAAAACGATTCTTGAAAAACTTAAAAATGAAAGTAAGGCtcttttatagttttttttttatggatttGTTTTTAATGTAACAATATATTAACGTTTTgaagtagcctacttaaatatataataagtaaacctaagtcacctaacacacaactaccataatttaacaataaataacagttacactattaacaagtaacaacaaaataaatgttgagttGGTATGCTAACTAAACCAGCTTCAAACGTCAGCAGTTCTTTTGcagaaaaatgaccatatttgcctgATCTGGCAAGATACGACACCTCTCCTGACTTATGGCATGTCCTCCACAGGAGAAAACTCAGTGTTGAAGAGGCCTGTACACACAGGTATGAGTTTGAAAGGGCAGACAAATTGGGGAGGCTGTCCCGGGACCAGGGACTGATGTCCACAAGCTGTCGAACACGGTGCGGCTTTCAAAACATTGAAACCCGCATGTTGAAATAAATTATACGTGCTTCCCCCTTTGCACGTAATTGTTTGGAAACATGTGTTGCATTTTGCGACGTCAGAATCCTTGGCTGTGAAATACAGCCAGACTTTCGACCACTTGGCTTCGGCACCTCACCTTCGGTCTGCATGCACTGAGTGGAGGAGAAGCTGCTGGTCTTGTTGTAGTAGTCGAAGCGGGACTGCACCCTCACACAGTACCAGGTCCAGCTCTGCAGCCCAGGCAGAGTCACGTGTTCAGACCCAGAGTTCACCACGGCAGGACTCGCACCCTGCggacacaacacagggagccAGGCTGAGGCCTCgtcatggctggctggctagagCCTTCCGGAACACTGGCTGTAGCTGTGGGTTGAAAGGGGCTCTAAACTGGTAGAATCtggcatgtttgtgtatgtatatgaaGTGAAAGAGCTGTTCAAGGAAGTGAGGTTTGAggaaggcagggtgtgtgagCCTGTAGGATGGGTGTTTTGTGGTTACGGCCATGGTCAGTGAATGGTAATATTATATTACCATTCATATTTAGGCACTTGCTCCCTGTTATCAGCCTGAACTGAGTAAAGATAtggatatatatacacatctctcatatatgatatatatgagagagagcgagagagagagagcgagagcgagagagagtcaaCATCAATCAAGTCCTCTCCCTTTGGACAGGTACACAGAGCAGAGTGCGTTCAGTTTGAGTTGCTCAACTGGAAAGGATGGGAGGATCAGGAACGCCCTGATAAAATCTCCTGGACTATGGCTCGAAGAGGAAACGCAAATGCCCCTAAAAATGTTATCTTTATAAACAGAAGAAAGTCGTGGTGGTTATCTGGTTTCTTTGGGCGTATTAAATTCAAATCATGCTTCCTGATGCAGGCACAGAGGACTGGCTCGTTTCACTGTAAATTTGAATGCAAATATCACCAAAACACAGCATGCACAGCCACAACAAGCGGGTCTAAGCCTCAAGAGACTGTCATGGAGGTTAGCAACTTTAAACCCTACAGTAAGCCCTTCAAATCACACTTCCTAACACTGGTGTTTTAACATACGTCAGCTGAAGAGCAGCAGCTGCATGTTTCCATGCACACCCATAACCACAACACGAACGCAGGTGTAGGTACCACCATCTCTTTGTTCCTGTTGGAGTAAGTGTGATTGTACTTTGGTCACAAGGTTTGAGAACACAGGTGTCTTTGATATCAATAGAAAATAGAGAACTGTAAACAGGGGTATTTTAGACAATTCTTTCCAAATGTTTTCAAGTTTCAATGCGTCTCTGAAAAGGATGAAAAAAACTGTTGCTAGTCCTTAACAGAAGATTTTTATGCGGAAATCAAAGAGGAAGAGCGATCTCTCCATGGTCTGAATGCGTGCTCTTCAAACTGAGGGTAGCTAGACGTCCAAAACTTAGGTCAATTCCCCCACCAACCTGAGGGTCTTCCAAGCGACTCCAATAGTGAATACGATAGTACATCTGAGGAACGTTCTGCTTCATATATTCCCCCTCGCTggtcagggggggagagatagccACACCCAGGAGGTTGCTGACAGGAGATAGCGCCACCTTGGATGGTGGCCCAAGGTCAGCTGAGGAGAGGCAAAACAAACAACCATATAGGTAACTTATCATGAATATATTACATGACGGTAGCTGTGCTTTACTTGGAACTCTTGTTacttcagggagtcaggtggctgagtggttagggaatcgggctagcaaTCCAaaagttgccagttcaattccctgccgtgccaaatgacgttgtgtccttgggcaaggcacttcaccctacttgcctcggggggaatgtccctgtacttactgtaagtcgctctggataagagcgtctgctaaatgtctaaatgtaaatgtacttcgcATCTGCACACTTTCTTGCTTTCCAGTCCCGCAGTTCTCGCTACAAACTTCCCTCATCCCCTTCTCTCACCGTCCATGTCAGGGCAGAAGTCTTTCTGGGCCCAGTCGGAGTGGAGTCCGTGGGCGCTGGCGCGGACGCGGAGCCGGTAAATGGCGTGGTAGTGCAGCTTGACGCCGGTGAGGTCACAGCTGTGCTCTGGGCCCACACACACCGAGTTCCACACCACCTTTCTCTTTGATTTCAGCTTGTACTTCCTGCCGGTGGAAAAGACATTGGCTCAGGAACAAAGACTCAgtcttataaaaaaaaaaactttgctgTCCTTCTCCACTAAAATGCGATGACTCCCAGTTCAGGCTCTGGGTTCATAAGTGTTAAACAAGCGGCTGACTGGAGAGAGTAAAACTTGCAActtgacaagacaaaaataATGACCAGATCAAACACACAGCGGTACTTGAAAATTCTCCCTGAACTAACTACACTGTAACAAGATATTATAGTTCAAGGCCAAGCACATGCTATGTGTAAAATCTTTACAATGACATGATACATAATCATAATAATTATATGATAAACCAAATGCAAGCtttgacaaacaaacacagacaaccgCCCGCAAGACTCCTATATTCATGCGCCTGAAATCGTGTTGAAACGATGTGAGGATTGAGTGTGAGTCGACTTACGACAGGTACTAAATTAAaattaaatttttggttctcgctgtgatatattgttttattactgttgcttgcttttttccacaggtacacttgcacttatagatgttcatgttgtttggttgtgacttgtttaactacatgctcttatggttcttccctttggcacttactttggttgttcacaatgtgtgcttcatgttttggctactcgcgatgttttttggctatcttgttgttatgatcagtgacctatgcactttgtaaagctctctcttggaagtcgctttggataaaagcgtctgctaaatgaataaatgtaaatgtactgtgtaGTGAAGTTGACAGTGTGAGTTGACTTACGACAGGTACTGTGTGGTGAAGTTGACAGTGTGAGTTGACTTACGACAGGTACTGTGTGGTGAAGTTGACAGCGTACTGGCCTGCTGCCTCATGCTCCCAGGTCAGGATGTACTGGGTGttgagggtgtggagggtcaAGTATGGCTTTTCCAGCTCAGCTTCCTGGACTGGGGGACACAGAATAAGTACTTTGAAGGCTGAAAACCACTGAAACATGTGGTTTTAGGAGAACTATTGGACAGGGCCTATAGTTCAGGACTGCTTCACACaaacaatcagaatcagaatcagaatggtttttattcgccatgaaagtttgcacagacaaggaatttgctttggcaggaaggtgcatacaataaacatatacctaaaatttaaatatgtggactatctatactaagggtacataaactagcagtactaaataTTTTCACAAGCCGAAGGGTCAAGCAGCAATACCGCTAATCCTGTATTTGTTATTTCAAGATGATCCCctatgaggctgtgtgtgtgtgtgtgtgtgtgtgtgtgtgtgtgtgtgtgtgtgtgtgtgtgtgtgtgtgtgtgtgtgtgtgtgtgtgtgtgtgtgtgtgtgtgtgtgtgtgtgtgtgtgtgtgtgtgtgtatgtgtgtggacccCAGAGGATGTATCTGAAAGTGTTTcgcaatgtgtttgtgtctgactcAGTTTGACTCACTCTCAGTCCCGTGGTCTACACTCACAGCAATATCTCAGTTCAACCAGTGTTGATGAAAACATCTGTGCCTGTTTAGACCTCTCTGGTAAAGGTTTgtttttacaaataaagtaaacctgttactgtatattgttatagTTTCCGTTACTAGTTCATTCTCACCCTTATTCTTTAAATATAACTTATTTTCGAGTtatttcccctggaacagatttcacgttccaaccgaggggggctggagcTGCCTTTGTGTCTATGGCTGCATCAAATAGCctttttttgctctgctaaatttctgcactagtccacacttgaccggtggggatctcattctaatatgactgtaactgttagctgctcctggcattctctaatccctgctctctttctctgtcccccctttacacatcccctgtggtgtggggggtttgagctgtcagcacctgcctggtcgtcggtttgccaatgctggacctggtcgccaaccggaaaccagtctccatgacgggcaaCAGCGAGTTTTCCGGTCCCTTCCTACACCTATCAAGttcaacaatggattttggtgttgactatgttaagcctgtgttctgctcctctctttcaccaaccgtctctggaggaggggatccctcactgaactgCTCCTCCCAAGGGGTCTTTCATCTTGCATTTCTGGGAGTTTTCccctgtcttccttgagggtttaggttggttgaggggcagttctatgggcgtatgtgaagccctctgtgacatgcttgcgtgtaaaaagggctattcaaatacattttgattttggtttgtgtgtttacactCATTACAGCCCACAATGCTGTTCTTCTGATAACCAAGTTAGCAGTTTCATAGAAaaccactctccctcctcctctccttataGGAACAGTATATCATTATTTATCTCGGCAAAGGTTTATGACAGGGCCAGCCAACACTTTAATAACCTTCAATAACCGTACAGCACAAAAGGCTCTACAGAGCTAGAACTCATATCTATTGAGGCCAAGCCTACTCTATATTGTCTTTTACGTCAGGTACAGATTCCAGGTAGTTATAAGCTTAACACTGTGTGAATGTAACCGACAGTGGGCAAAACTACGTGTGAATCATACAGTCATAAATAGTTTCAGTCAAGCCATTAAACAATCACAGCCGTTATGATTACATACAAAAAAATGTGATCCAACAAACAACGTGGTTTATTGTGATGAGTATTTTCCTCAACTCAAATCTTGCTTTAGGTCACTAAGCACTTATTGAGGGAGTGATTCGTAATGTAGCCTTGGGCTAGAAAATTGACTGAACTTGGGGTCAGCTGACTTCTTAAATTCCTCTTATCTACTGGCCACGCCCATATCCAAGTACTTTGTGGTCGGCGGTTGATTTTCCTGTTCTGGATATGGACAGTGTATAGTACACACGTCTCTAGAACCCAGACCTATGTTTCAAGGAGACATTTTAGGGGGT
Protein-coding regions in this window:
- the LOC136960146 gene encoding interferon alpha/beta receptor 1b-like: MNIGFALFLFGFLRTSCFNADVQEAELEKPYLTLHTLNTQYILTWEHEAAGQYAVNFTTQYLSKYKLKSKRKVVWNSVCVGPEHSCDLTGVKLHYHAIYRLRVRASAHGLHSDWAQKDFCPDMDADLGPPSKVALSPVSNLLGVAISPPLTSEGEYMKQNVPQMYYRIHYWSRLEDPQGASPAVVNSGSEHVTLPGLQSWTWYCVRVQSRFDYYNKTSSFSSTQCMQTEGEIPYWLIFLYFLASLVAAFLFVLGSSYIIYKGYRVLKTTYFPSIQLPHHIQEYLSDSPHSDLPRLLSLEAEVELVCDKISVCLEKDLLEVHSPPSDLEDDCGRHSRQHSGDSGVYSTEGGSAQKRGGHSQPMVARLDSWDAPLLEHVKMEMGGELLDEGVVDEGVLDIGV